GCCGACCACGATGTCGACCCTGAAGTCCTCCATCGCCATGTACAGCATCTCCTCGGCAGGCCGGGACATGCGGTGGATCTCATCGAGGAAGAGCACCTCGCCTTCACTGAGCGAGGAGAGGATGGCGGCGAGATCACCGGCGTGCTGGATCGCCGGACCGCTGCTGATGCGCAGCGGCGCATTCATCTCGGCTGCGATGATCATCGCGAGCGTCGTCTTGCCCAGGCCGGGAGGGCCGGACAGGAGCACGTGATCAGCGCTCTTGCCGCGCAGGCGGGACGCTTCCAGCACGAGCTTGAGCTGCTGCCGGACCCTGGCCTGACCGACGAAGTCATCGAGGTTCTTGGGCCGCAGCGCGGCTTCGATCACCCGCTCCTCGGGCTCTTCGCATCCCCGGACCAGGGAGTCTTCGGGCAGACCGTCAGCCACGACCGCTCCTCACCCGGGCGCCGTCCTGGCCGAGCCAGCGGAGCGTGGCCCTCAGGATCTCGGGAACGCTGCCGGCCCCGGCGAGGTCCGGAGAGTCCTTGAGCGCCTTGTCGATGTTGGAGGCGGCGTCCTTCTCGCTCCAGCCGAGGCTCGTGAGCGCCGCGACGACCTGCGGCTTCCAGGCCTCTTCGCCGGACACCGGCAGCAACGGCGTGCCAGGTGAACCGGTCCCGTGCGGCACCAGTTTGCCTTTGAGCTCCAGCACGATCCGGCCGGCGACCTTCGGCCCGATGCCGGGAACGGTCGTGAACGCCTTGCTGTCCTCGCCGTGGGCCGCCACGCGGATCGCCTCGGGGTCCAGCACGGCGAGCACCGCAAGCGCCAGCCGCGGCCCCACGCCGCTCACGGTCAGCAGAGTCTCGAAGACCTCGCGCTCGTCGTCGTCGGCGAAACCGAAGAGGGTCAGCGAATCCTCACGCACGATCAGCGCGGTGCTGACCCGCGCCTCCTCCCCGAGACGCAGGGCGGACAGGGTCTGCGGCGTGGCCTGCACGGCCATGCCCACCCCTCCGACCTCCAGGACCGCACTGGAGAGCCCCAGATGCGTCACGGTTCCACGGAGCGAGCTGATCACGGCGACCCCTCAGTAAGTTTGTGCCATTCGAACATTTCTACGAATAGGCTAGCAAGACGATCCCTGGGTCAGCGACCGCGCCGCGCCCGGGCTTCGGCCTCGGCCCAGGCCTTCTGTGCCGGAGTGAGCGAGGCGTGGCCGGGCGCCGACGTCGCCGCGGCGGCGCCACTGCCGGCGCGCCAGGCATGCGTGATGGCCAGGGCCAGGGCGTCGGCGGCGTCGGCGGGACGGGGCGCCACCCCCAGCCGGAGGATCTTGGTCACCATGCGGGTGACAGCTTCCTTGTCGGCCCGGCCACTGCCGGTCACGGCGGCCTTGACCTCGGACGGCGTGTGGAGGGCCACCGGGATGCCTCGCCGGGCGGCCGCGGCGATGACCACGCCGGACACCTGGGCCACGCCC
This portion of the Arthrobacter woluwensis genome encodes:
- the ruvA gene encoding Holliday junction branch migration protein RuvA; the encoded protein is MISSLRGTVTHLGLSSAVLEVGGVGMAVQATPQTLSALRLGEEARVSTALIVREDSLTLFGFADDDEREVFETLLTVSGVGPRLALAVLAVLDPEAIRVAAHGEDSKAFTTVPGIGPKVAGRIVLELKGKLVPHGTGSPGTPLLPVSGEEAWKPQVVAALTSLGWSEKDAASNIDKALKDSPDLAGAGSVPEILRATLRWLGQDGARVRSGRG
- the ruvC gene encoding crossover junction endodeoxyribonuclease RuvC encodes the protein MSLRVLGVDPGLTRCGLGVVDVAGDRRATMVAVGVVGTAAEQPLDQRLLVIANAIDEWLDRHQPHVVAVERVFSQQNVSTVMGVAQVSGVVIAAAARRGIPVALHTPSEVKAAVTGSGRADKEAVTRMVTKILRLGVAPRPADAADALALAITHAWRAGSGAAAATSAPGHASLTPAQKAWAEAEARARRGR